The nucleotide sequence TTTTACTTTTTCCAGTAAAACCTCGCGTGGCACTTGTACATCCTCTTTTGGCCACATATCCACTTCGTAATTCTCTTTTAGTCTTGATACAATTTCTTCTGGAAGCTTTCGGGTTACATATACGAGCGGCTTCAAATCTCCACCTGCTTTCTCCTTTATATTTACTTTTTCATTTTAGCATAATTCGGAAAAATGCTCTGTCTTATATCAAAAAGATTACTGAAGCCAGGTGATGGCTGGAATATTTAACTGATTGGCAGACAATCCTGCTCGATTATAAAAGGAAGCTAAAAATTGTTCATACTCGTGTGAACTTGCTACATACCTTTTTAGTCTTTCCTCATTTTCTTTTTTTACGTGCCAAGACCCCTTGGCAAAGTAACTTTCCGCGCATTCAAAGTAATGAACAGGAAATAACAGTCGGGCATAAATAAGGCGCCAAGTAAAAGCTGTAATGGGTCTAACCTGCTGATATTGCCCAATAAAGTCAACGAAACGGGTGCGATAAAATAAAGATCCCTGCCAATATTCAGAACGAACCCATTCTGCTATATCACGAGCCGGGTGGTCAAACACCCAGTTAAACGGTTGATGAACGGCAGGTTCTCTCATCCATATTTGTTCGCTAAATGCTGTATGGCAAATCGTTCCTGAATCCCACTGTTGAGGAGATTCGTCTATTTCCGTATCGACTGTGTATTGTATAGCATTTTCCGTTATCCCCATGTAGTAAGGAAAAGACTGAACAATAAGCTGAGCAAAGGGATCATCCTGTTCTTTTACTAATTGGCTGATAGATTTCTCCAGTCGTTCTAAACGCTGTTCCCACCCCTCTCTCCATTTCCCCAATTCGCTCGCCGAATGAACCTGAAAGGAGAGCAATTGTCCTCTTAAATGAAAATGTGCCAGCCTCCTCCCAGTGAAAGCTCTTATCGAAGCGGGCTTTTCACTTACTAAAACGACAAACTCCCGCTGTTCTTCTGTAATTAAAAAACGGCCATTGCGATCACGTAAAAATATAGCTGTGCGCCTATCTCCTTGCCGAAGCATATGTTGAGACATTTGATGAAGTTCATATAAATATTGTTGTTCCTTCCCAGTCACATCAATAATATGATAAAGTAATCCATTACTTTCATAACATATCGTTTCTGCTGGGAAGGAGGCCCTTTCCGCCTCTATATTAAAGTGTTTAATCAATAATTGTTTCCCATCCATTTGCCTTCCTCCTCTTCTCTGCTCATTTTTATTGAATAGTCCGCACAGCTTAGGGGTATATAGGTACAGAGTACTTTTTTTATAAAAAAAGGAGTTTTGCTTCTTAACCTGGAATTCCTATTACAAGGAAAACTTTCATTATTAACATATTAGAGAAAAAGGTGATTGTATGACTCTCGAAGACAAATCAGTAATGAGCATGTCCGAAAAAACAGCGCGCCGCTGGCTCGGTGAAAGAGGAGTAACAGTGGATGATATTGCCGATCTGGTCATGTTTTTACAAAAGAAATATCATCCTGATCTGGAAATAGAAGAGTGTAAAGAAAACATAGAGAAAGTCTTGCAAAAGCGTGAAGTCCAAAATGCCATTTTAACCGGCATCCAACTTGATATGCTGGCGGAACAGGGCCAACTCGATGAACCGCTGCAATCCATTATTGCCAGCGATGAAAGCCTGTACGGCGTTGATGAAATTCTCGCACTCGCCATTGTGAACGTCTACGGCTCAATCGGTTTTACCAACTATGGGTATATTGATAAAGTAAAACCAGGCATTTTAGAGCATTTAAATGATAAATCGACCGGCAAGGTCCACACATTTCTTGACGATATTGTTGGTGCTATTGCCGCAGCTGCTTCTAGCCGTCTGGCTCATAAAGCAGCCAACGCCGAATAGAATAATAAAGCATCCGGTTGAGCTTAAAGCTCAACCGGATGCTTTTTCATGGTGTTGCATTAGTAGCCAACTTGTTTCATTTACTGCTCCAAATATGCTGTGACTCTTATATTTCCCACTCATCTAAGTTGTTTCTTGTAAAGCGTGGCTGCTGCTTTATGTGAACGAGGTGTTCCTTTTTCGTCACTCCTGTATGAACGAGCAGGGTATCAATCCCTGCATGGATTCCTGCCAAAATATCGGTTTGATAATTATCACCAACCATAAGTGTTTCTTCTTTTTTCGTACCAAGAACCTGAAGGGCTTGCTCCATAATAATGGCCTCAGGCTTTCCAACAAAAGTCGGGGCTGTTCCCGTAGAAACAGCAATGACGGATGTGAGGGAGCCATTTCCAGGCAGCAATCCGCGTTCAGTAGGAATAGCCGCATCGCTGTTTGTCGAAATAAATCCGGCTCCGTTCCTAACAGCAAGGCAAGCGGTCGCCAGCTTCTCATAGGTAATGCTGCGATCAATCCCGCAGACAACAAAATCTGGCCGCTCGTGTTCAACCAGTGTAAATCCTTTTTCACAAAGAGCTGAACGAAGCCCTTCTTCTCCAATCATATACACAGCGGCTTGCGGTTTTTGCTCAAACATATAATTAGCCGTCGCTGTAGATGCCGTAAATACTTGTTCTGGTGTTGCGGAAATGCGAAAGCTATTCAGCTTTTCTGCCACCTGTGCTGGCGTACGCGATGAATTGTTCGTCACAAACAAATAAGGAATCCGTTTCTCTTTTAACCGGTCAATAAAGGAGCTCGCTTCCTTTATCTCTTCTGCTCCTCGATACATCGTTCCATCCAAATCAATCAAATACCCTTTATATGTTTTCATTGCTCCTCCTTATGTACAAAAAACGCTTTCAGAATGAAAGCGCTGCTTGTTACGGTTTAAATGCTGAAACTGGGCCTAACTCATTTGTTAAATATTGTCTTACTTGTTCTGGAAATTGCTGAAGGGCAGAAATGTGATCATTGAACACATTTTCCACTTCCTGATGATCAACAGCTGTATATTGCTGAACGAGCATTTTTCTTAAAGCAACGACGGCTTTTAAAGAAACGGCCGCTTTTTTTTCAATGACTTGCTCGTCCTCTAGAATATCAATAATATCCTCGTAACTGCCGGGATCTCTCATAATAAAACCATCGATCATCGTATTGCCAACATCTAACATCGATTCAATAACCGTGTGAGCAATTCTCTCAAGAGCAGCCTGTTCGATTGCTGTCTTCCACTGGGATTGTTCAGCAAATGCAGATAGCTTGGCTTCCATAAATGTAAGTGTTTCTTCAATCTTTCCACGATCCACAAAATACATCGCGGGCACCTCTTCTCTATACTTTCTCTAATTTCTCCTTTATTTTATCATGAATCCATGAACAAAACACATCTTCGTCCTAGAAGAATCATGGTACAATCGAAACAAATAGACAGGAGTGACGCTTTATGCCAGAAAGATTTTTTCTTTATGATGAAACTGAATCAACTAAAACACGCTACATCAGTTTTATGGGAGAACACCAACGTTTTGATCTCGCTTTAATCCAAACAGACCGTTATTTTGGCAAACGCCTCGTGTTGGATATCCAGGGCAGCCGCTTTGCCATTATCGGGCAAGATGATTTAGAGGAATCGGGTTATCTTGAACATGCATTCAACTTGACAGAAGAAGAAGCGGCTGAACTCCGAGACTTCTTATGTGAAGTCATTTAGAGCATAGACAAGCGTTGACCGGGCATGCTAGCAGTAAGCGCAAGCACTTCAGTTAGCTTCAGAGTGCTTGAAGCGGTTCATCACCAAAGCAGCCGGAGGTAATGACTGTGTTCTTTAAAGATAACGAAGAAGAATATACCGACTTTTCTAATGTGGAAAAAATGCGTAACTTTTTAACTGTTGAGCAAACGCCCGAAGGTCCCTATGGAGCGCCGCGTGGCAAGTATGAGCCTGTAGAAAATAAATCCACCCCGTGGGAGGAAGGCCAACAATATTATACACCGACCACTTATGAAAACAGGTCTCTTCATCAAGGGATGCCACGCCGATTTCCGGGAGCTCATGACACCCATGATGACAAAGAGAAGAGCCAGGAAAGAGAATATCAGGATATCCCCCCTAATAACACATAAAAAAATCGAGCCTCTGTGCTCGATTTTATTTTTGAATTTTTTTAACGACGAAATAGGCACAGCCAAAATTACAATATTCATATAAGTACTCTTTCAGCGTACTGATTTTTGAATCAAATGCGGCTTTTTGGTTATCATCTTCATAGAAGCCCTTTAATCGAAGCTGTCCGTATCCCCAATCCCCTACGATGTAATCATACTTCGTTAGAATGTCGCTGTAACGCTCTTTAAATACCTCTTCATTGAATCCATTGCTCCGCTCATCAATGACTTCATAACAATGATTTTGGATACAAATCATCTCTCCTCAGTCCTTTCCTTCTCCCTTCATTATAGCCCATCAGCCATTAATTACTAAGAAAAAAATGAACAAAAAGGGGCAATCTACGTGTTGAGGGGGTGTTAACATGAAAAAACCATTGTTAACTGTGGGATTTTCCAGTTTATTGATGCTAGCTGCTTGTAATGCAAATGATGGAAACAATCTTGCCGGCGTAGACAACAATCGAGACGGCAATCGGATAAACGTCGCTGATCGATATGATCGGGATCGCTACGATATGTATAATGGGGATCTTGGAAATGGAAGAGATGGCAGAATTGGCGGATATAACAAAGATGAACGCTCAGATAGAGGCGGCCTAATGACAAACAATCGCCAAGATGGCTTTGGCTATGTCCGTCATCAAAAAGGAACCGTTCAAGGACAAACAGTTTCTTATCGAAATATGCATGTTCTTGACCGGGAACGGGCAGCGGATACGATTGGCAGATTAAGCCTTGACCTGCCTAAAGTGAACGACGCTTCCGTGCTCGTAACAGATCAGGAAGTTTTGGTCGCTTATGATACAAATGCGAAAGAAGATAAAGACCGCAGAGAAGTGGCAGAGCAAGTAAAGAGAACAGCATTAAGTGTCGTACCGCGTTGGTACCATGTGTATCTTACTGACGATACTGACCTACGCCGTGATATCGAAAACATTGCACAAACAAATGGTGGAATGGCTGTAGCGCGTGATTCTGTCGGTCGTACAGTTAAATTGATGAAACAAAGATCACCTCAAGGCTACCAAAAAACAGAAAAAAACAACAATCAAAACACTCAGATGAACCAAAATAACGGAATGAACGGAACAGGCGGTACAAACAGAAATCCACAAAACACGGGCACGCCACAAACAACAGGCACACCAGGAACAAACTGGACAACTGGTCCGGATGATCAAGATGGGGCATTAGATCATACACCTGGCAGAGCTAACCCTTTTACCAACGGGGGAAGCTAACTACACCGTTTATCACAACTAAAAACACCCGGTTTCTCTTTTTTGCATCGTCCTTCGATACTTATAAGAGACCGGGTGCTTCCTTTTTTATGCTACTCTTTGACAGCAGACGCTGAACAAAGCCTCTACCATTTCGGTTTATGCTTCAAGTGTTTCTTTTTCGCCAAGTTCTTGCTTCGCTTTGGCTGCTGAGTTTACCTGTTCATCCGCATGATACGAAGAGCGAACAAGTGGACCAGCTTCACAATGGCTGAAGCCTTTTTTCATGGCAATCTCACGGAGCTCCGCAAATTCATCTGGGTGGTAATATTTCTGGACTTTTAAATGCTTCTTAGAAGGCTGCAGGTATTGCCCCAGCGTAACGATATCTACGTTGTTTGCTCGAAGATCGTCCATCGCTTCCATGATTTCTTCTTTTGTCTCTCCAAGGCCAAGCATAATGCTGGATTTCGTTGGAATATCAGGCTGCATTTCTTTGGCTCTTCGCAAAAATTCAAGCGAACGCTCATATGTAGCACGCGCACGCACTCTCGGTGTCAAGCGCTTTACTGTCTCAATATTATGGTTGAGAATATCTGGACGTGCATCCATGAGCATTTTCAAATTTTCTTCTATTCCTCCCATATCAGAAGGAAGCACCTCAATAGAAGTAAATGGATTTTTGCGGCGGATCGCCCGTACAGTTTCTGCAAACACAGCTGCCCCACCATCTTTTAAATCATCGCGGGCAACCGCAGTGACTACTACGTGTTTTAAATTCATCAATTCAACAGAGTCCGCAACCCGTTCCGGTTCTGCCCAATCCAATTCAGTCGGTAAGCCTGTTTTCACGGCACAGAAGCGGCAGGCGCGCGTACATACATCACCAAGAATCATGAAAGTAGCGGTTCGGCGTACTGCCCAGCATTCATGAATATTAGGGCATTTTGCTTCTTCACACACCGTATGAAGGTTTTTCTCCCGCATCATTTTTTTCAGGCCTGTATAGTTTTCATTTGTATTCAATTTTATTTTTAACCAATCCGGTTTGCGTAAATGTTCTTCTTTCTTGCTCATTCCTTCATCTCCCATCATTCTGCTTTGAACAATAGCTTCTTTCCTGAAGAAAAACAATCCTGTAGCCACTGTATCATAGTCCATATTCTAACACAATTCTTGTCCTTTTCATGTTTTTCAGACACTTTTCTGTATGAAACAATCGTAATTTCACAAAATAAAGAAAGAACGCTAAAAGGGAGAGAATTTCATTGCAAAAATTGATTTGGCTTTTATTTATTACTTTCATTTTAACTGCGTTTCCTGCCGAAGCAGCTGATAATAAAAAAGACGAGCAGATGTATCAAAAACGGATGGAATTGTTTAAAAAAATGGAAGCAGCTACTGCTATTCCATGGTATTATTTTGCCGGCATGGACCAATACGAAAGAAATTTACGATTTGTCCGCAAAGATTTGCCTGAACCGGGCACTATCTCTATTCATATACCCGAGAGCAAATGGGCTGGTCCACTAAACCCTAATCAAAAGGATAAGAATCCCGGCACTATTGCAGTTTTTCAAGGACTAGGTGTAGACGGAGATGGCGATCAGAAAGCCGATCGCCTAAATGGCGAGGATGTACTTGCTGCAATTGGGCGTTATCTCCTTACCTATGGAACGGATCACGATAATATCAAAATTGCTCTCTGGCGCTATTATGGACGTGACAAAGCAGTTAGCATCATCACCGGCAACGCTAAAATGTATAAAGAGTTTGGAAAGCTTGATCTGCAAGAAAAGGCCTTTCCTCTTCCCCGCCGTTTTAATTACACTTTTAAGAATACATGGGGAGACGCACGCGGCTGGGGAGGGCGCCGCATTCATGAAGGAACAGACATTTTTGCCGATTATGGTGTCCCTGTCCGTTCTACTTCTTACGGAATTGTTGAAATGAAAGGGTGGAACCGTTACGGAGGCTGGCGGGTCGGCATTCGGGACATCAACAATACGTATCATTACTACGCACATTTAAATGGCTTTGCTAAAGACTTAACACTGGGTAAAATCGTTAAACCCGGCACCGTGATCGGTGGAGTGGGAAGCACCGGATATGGACCTCCTGGTACCTCAGGAAAATTCCCCCCACATCTTCATTATGGAATGTATAAGGACAATGGACGTACGGAATGGTCCTTTGATCCTTATCCTCACTTGAGGCAATGGGAAAGAGCCGGCTCCTGATGAAGGAGCCGGTTTTAAGATCGCCTTGACTGATCACTTTCTACACGTAGGAGAGAAAAATATCTCTTTCTTACAGCTCAGCAGTTTATTTCTTCTTTGAAGGCAATTCAATAGAAGGAGACATTCCGCCGCCGCCATTATAGAAATCCGGTACCTCACCAGGGACAATTCCCATAGCGACCGGTATATCCTGTACAACTGTTGTCATCTCAGTAGCGAATGGAACAATAATTTGTACATTTACCTCTACTTCAATAAACACTTCTACATATGCATTGTTAATGCCATATGGCTTTACATTCGATTTGACATTTGATGTTACCTCACCGATAGCATGAAAGCGAATGGGGATTTTAGGTCCCAAGTTGCCAAGCAGAACATTGTTTGTCACTTGACCAAGAGGAACATAGTAGACAATCCCATCGGTGCGATTTGTTTGATCAGTTTCAATTTCCACATCAGATAAAATCTCCAGCGCTTGCAAATTGCCCCGCTCTGCCTCCTTTAAATTTAGTTGAACGAGGTTGGTTGTTTCAGCCATCACCCTGTTAATAATTTTCGCATTTAGCTTTGTCATCGAAGGGTTTTTCGGATCGCTTTCAATAATGTCATTAATGTCCATTACACTGGCGACCTTTTTGTTAATTGCTTTATTAATGACCATAGCAGCAATTTTTTTGTTTCTGCATGAGCATAACCAATTAAAGTTGGTTTTACATTTTTATTGATGATCCACAAACTTGCAGCTGTTGAAAAAGTAAATAAAACAAGTGTAATTAAGAATACATAGCGAAGAGGGAGCGGCCCTCTTTTCGATCTCCACCTTTTTTGTGCAGCCAAAAAAATCCCTCCTTCTTAGCTAATCTATGCTAAAAAAAGGAAGGATCATGCAACAAAGTTTCATTCCTTGCCGTGAAAACCGTAGTGGAGCAATTTCCATTCCATGACGTCCCGCAGAAACTCTGGCATAAAATGTTTTTTATTCGGTGACCGGTACAGTTCAGGGAAAAATTGTCCGTAGGCAAACATATCCAATGTGGCGATCTTATATTGCTTACTATCCACGATGTCTTCCTGATTAATCTTAAAGCTGTAGCGCTCCATATCCACGCTTAAGTGATCATATACAAACCGTCCCATTACTTTTCCTCTAAAGCCCAGTCCCTTGATCGGCAGATGAGGCCATTTCTCATCCGTTGTCTGCTTGAGTACTTCCTTTAACTCTGCTCCTGAAATTTCAATAATACAAGGATTAATCGGATGGGGGAGCATTCGGTGAATATCATATTTCGTGACGGTACCAGCCTGGAGGCCACCAAGAAAGAGACCAGCATTTAACAATGCTCCGTCTGCCTTGCACCATTCCCTAAGCGCCTCACAAAGCAGCTGGGGAAGCTCTGATGGAGCAAACCAATCACTCGTTAACGGAGCCGGTAAAGAGATAACCGGTTGACTGAGCGCTCTCTTCCCCTCTTGTTCATACCCCTCTATCTCCTGCTGTTCATTGATTGGTGCCGGCAATTCTTCTGCTGTGCTATATACACGTGCTTTCTTTTCAAGAATTTGCTTTTTTTCCATGTCTACTTGAAGCATAACGTGCCCCACATAATAACCAAATCGACCAGCTGCGGCAAGCAGTGTGTTCTCCATCCTTTTGCCTTCATGAAGCAAATGATGAGTATGAGCTCCAAGCACCACATCCACTTCTGGAAGATTATGAGCAATTTTTTCATCTTCATAAATACCTAAATGAGAAAGGATGACAATAATATCCGCTTT is from Bacillus sp. PK3_68 and encodes:
- a CDS encoding YhcN/YlaJ family sporulation lipoprotein, which codes for MKKPLLTVGFSSLLMLAACNANDGNNLAGVDNNRDGNRINVADRYDRDRYDMYNGDLGNGRDGRIGGYNKDERSDRGGLMTNNRQDGFGYVRHQKGTVQGQTVSYRNMHVLDRERAADTIGRLSLDLPKVNDASVLVTDQEVLVAYDTNAKEDKDRREVAEQVKRTALSVVPRWYHVYLTDDTDLRRDIENIAQTNGGMAVARDSVGRTVKLMKQRSPQGYQKTEKNNNQNTQMNQNNGMNGTGGTNRNPQNTGTPQTTGTPGTNWTTGPDDQDGALDHTPGRANPFTNGGS
- the yutH gene encoding spore coat putative kinase YutH; this encodes MDGKQLLIKHFNIEAERASFPAETICYESNGLLYHIIDVTGKEQQYLYELHQMSQHMLRQGDRRTAIFLRDRNGRFLITEEQREFVVLVSEKPASIRAFTGRRLAHFHLRGQLLSFQVHSASELGKWREGWEQRLERLEKSISQLVKEQDDPFAQLIVQSFPYYMGITENAIQYTVDTEIDESPQQWDSGTICHTAFSEQIWMREPAVHQPFNWVFDHPARDIAEWVRSEYWQGSLFYRTRFVDFIGQYQQVRPITAFTWRLIYARLLFPVHYFECAESYFAKGSWHVKKENEERLKRYVASSHEYEQFLASFYNRAGLSANQLNIPAITWLQ
- a CDS encoding bifunctional UDP-sugar hydrolase/5'-nucleotidase produces the protein MKETIHIYHTNDLHSHFENWPRIRRFLQERRKWHEEAGESVLIFDIGDHVDRSHPMTEGSLGKRNIELLNEAGYDAVTIGNNEGITLPKEGLDILYEEARFPVVLANLYDDNGERPQWAQPFDVLHLSNGMTLGLTGATAFFSGAYEQLGWKLTQPIPELKQQVLELSKKADIIVILSHLGIYEDEKIAHNLPEVDVVLGAHTHHLLHEGKRMENTLLAAAGRFGYYVGHVMLQVDMEKKQILEKKARVYSTAEELPAPINEQQEIEGYEQEGKRALSQPVISLPAPLTSDWFAPSELPQLLCEALREWCKADGALLNAGLFLGGLQAGTVTKYDIHRMLPHPINPCIIEISGAELKEVLKQTTDEKWPHLPIKGLGFRGKVMGRFVYDHLSVDMERYSFKINQEDIVDSKQYKIATLDMFAYGQFFPELYRSPNKKHFMPEFLRDVMEWKLLHYGFHGKE
- a CDS encoding DUF3055 domain-containing protein, which translates into the protein MPERFFLYDETESTKTRYISFMGEHQRFDLALIQTDRYFGKRLVLDIQGSRFAIIGQDDLEESGYLEHAFNLTEEEAAELRDFLCEVI
- the lipA gene encoding lipoyl synthase, whose amino-acid sequence is MSKKEEHLRKPDWLKIKLNTNENYTGLKKMMREKNLHTVCEEAKCPNIHECWAVRRTATFMILGDVCTRACRFCAVKTGLPTELDWAEPERVADSVELMNLKHVVVTAVARDDLKDGGAAVFAETVRAIRRKNPFTSIEVLPSDMGGIEENLKMLMDARPDILNHNIETVKRLTPRVRARATYERSLEFLRRAKEMQPDIPTKSSIMLGLGETKEEIMEAMDDLRANNVDIVTLGQYLQPSKKHLKVQKYYHPDEFAELREIAMKKGFSHCEAGPLVRSSYHADEQVNSAAKAKQELGEKETLEA
- a CDS encoding YutD family protein, which gives rise to MICIQNHCYEVIDERSNGFNEEVFKERYSDILTKYDYIVGDWGYGQLRLKGFYEDDNQKAAFDSKISTLKEYLYEYCNFGCAYFVVKKIQK
- the yunB gene encoding sporulation protein YunB translates to MVINKAINKKVASVMDINDIIESDPKNPSMTKLNAKIINRVMAETTNLVQLNLKEAERGNLQALEILSDVEIETDQTNRTDGIVYYVPLGQVTNNVLLGNLGPKIPIRFHAIGEVTSNVKSNVKPYGINNAYVEVFIEVEVNVQIIVPFATEMTTVVQDIPVAMGIVPGEVPDFYNGGGGMSPSIELPSKKK
- a CDS encoding TIGR01457 family HAD-type hydrolase: MKTYKGYLIDLDGTMYRGAEEIKEASSFIDRLKEKRIPYLFVTNNSSRTPAQVAEKLNSFRISATPEQVFTASTATANYMFEQKPQAAVYMIGEEGLRSALCEKGFTLVEHERPDFVVCGIDRSITYEKLATACLAVRNGAGFISTNSDAAIPTERGLLPGNGSLTSVIAVSTGTAPTFVGKPEAIIMEQALQVLGTKKEETLMVGDNYQTDILAGIHAGIDTLLVHTGVTKKEHLVHIKQQPRFTRNNLDEWEI
- a CDS encoding phosphatidylglycerophosphatase A; amino-acid sequence: MTLEDKSVMSMSEKTARRWLGERGVTVDDIADLVMFLQKKYHPDLEIEECKENIEKVLQKREVQNAILTGIQLDMLAEQGQLDEPLQSIIASDESLYGVDEILALAIVNVYGSIGFTNYGYIDKVKPGILEHLNDKSTGKVHTFLDDIVGAIAAAASSRLAHKAANAE
- a CDS encoding DUF86 domain-containing protein, coding for MYFVDRGKIEETLTFMEAKLSAFAEQSQWKTAIEQAALERIAHTVIESMLDVGNTMIDGFIMRDPGSYEDIIDILEDEQVIEKKAAVSLKAVVALRKMLVQQYTAVDHQEVENVFNDHISALQQFPEQVRQYLTNELGPVSAFKP
- a CDS encoding M23 family metallopeptidase, yielding MIWLLFITFILTAFPAEAADNKKDEQMYQKRMELFKKMEAATAIPWYYFAGMDQYERNLRFVRKDLPEPGTISIHIPESKWAGPLNPNQKDKNPGTIAVFQGLGVDGDGDQKADRLNGEDVLAAIGRYLLTYGTDHDNIKIALWRYYGRDKAVSIITGNAKMYKEFGKLDLQEKAFPLPRRFNYTFKNTWGDARGWGGRRIHEGTDIFADYGVPVRSTSYGIVEMKGWNRYGGWRVGIRDINNTYHYYAHLNGFAKDLTLGKIVKPGTVIGGVGSTGYGPPGTSGKFPPHLHYGMYKDNGRTEWSFDPYPHLRQWERAGS